The segment GGGGTCTGCTGACGACAACAGCAGTCTAAGTTTATGATCATGCAGTGTCTGGAAACAGATCTACCACAAGGCCATTTGAAATGAATAACATGACAGTACAAATCGTATTACTTCGATTTTGCGTTCTAGGAAGCCTCACAGAATAGCTTTTTTTTAAACGAGCTTTTGGCTCTTTTTATTATATTGTTTATTTACGTTTACTTCATACCAGATAGCTGTTTTTAAAAACAAACCCCTCACTGCTCAGACAAATGGCTTTAATTTGACATTTAGACTTTACTTTACTGTAGGCCTGTATTCAGTGAATACAATAATTTCAATACGCTTCCAAAGACCTCAGATGTAGAATTGCATCTAGGTCTATCACAATCTGCTACTGAAATGTAACACAGGGACCCAGCAAAACTACCATGTCGCCATATTTGTCAGTGTTCCAGAAGCCCATCCCCCTTTCGCATCTTCATAGGATAGAAAGAATACACAGTTTCAGATAGGAGCGTGCATTGGGCACTTGACGCGCAGCTTGGCGgcgacacacacaggaagatggCTTCACCGAGGACAATAACCATTGTGGCACTCTCCTTCGCTCTTggtctgttttttgttttcatggGTACCATTAAACTTACACCACGATTGAGCAAAGATGCATACAGTGAGATGGTAAGTAGGCCTAAGACCATAGCAACGAATCGCATGTGCATCTGACAGGAAAGGCCATTGTTCTGCTGTAGCCGCGAAAGCTCTCATGCTCTAATAATGTGACGTACGATGCTGACCCACATTAGTAAGAGACCATGCTAAAGCCCCAAAATATAAGGTGAAGGAGGATTTATGTAGACAGAAATTGTAATTTTGAGACAGCCTATAAAACATGGGATTGAAGGCGTGCCCCGTCATAGAATGAGACTCGTGCAATAATGCCTGTCTAATGAATAGTTCATAATTTGTTTGCTAaattatttattgaaaatgGCGTCACTCTTACAGTAGAAATAACTAAATATACCAATATAACAGGAATACTGTGGTCAGTCAGAAAAGTCATCCCTTAATCTGCAAATTCATAAACTAGGCTACATGAATGAATGTCGTGCAGTTACTAACGTTTGATAGCCTATTAATTAGACCACTGTTTACGATTACACGGTTATCTATATTCTTTATTTTAGGGAAATTATGACAAGAAATGTAGGCTATTAGTAAAATAGTGCAATAGAGCCAACAACGGCAATGGCGGCGCATTCGAGCAAATTCTCTGCTGCACCTGCCGGTGCTGATGTTGTCGCTTTCAGGATGTTTCTGTAGCTCACTATGCAACACATCATACATGACCGCTGTGTTTATTTTGCCCGTTCCCCCACATCGAATAGCACCTTTCTTAATGTGCCTACACATTTTTAAAAACGACATCAAGGACAATTTTTATGGCCCATAGTGGGCCCACAATTAAAGGGACAAGCCCAGATTTTCAAGCACTCATAGGGCCAATGTCTTCAAATTGAAGGCTATAGTCCTCCCTACTGATGAGATATTTTCATATGTTTGTCAATAACACTGTCACATTTTCAATAATGCTGTCATTGTATTTCAGAAAAGAGCTTACAAGAGTTACGCCAAGGCGTTGCCAGGTCTCAAGAAGATAGGCGTCAGCTCTGTCCTGCTCCGTAAAATTATCGGCTCACTGGAAGTGGGCTGTGGTGTGGTCCTGACCCTAGTGCCAGGGAGACCAAAGGACGTGGCAAATTTTATACTTTTGCTGGTCATGTTAGCTGTCCTGTTCTTCCACCAGCTAGTGGGAGACCCCCTGAAACGGTACGCCCATGCTCTAGTCTTTGGTATTCTGCTTACCTGCCGCCTGCTTATCGCCCGCCAGAGTGAGGATCGgcctgagagggaggagagcagggaagaaCATGTGAACGCTCAGGAAAAGAACAAGGTCAAACAGTCTTAATTTTGCCACTTTTCTAGTTTGGGCAGAGCAACAGCAAAGGGAaccctgtgtgtttctttggaTCGTCGCAATTATGGTTCAAAGGGAAAACAGTCGCTGAGAAGAGGGATACCCACACACTCCCTGTCCCACTGTCTTGGCTGACTGGTTATTGGTGTCCCCTGCCCTGTTCCCCAGCACTGATCCTGAAAACCTGAAGTCCTATATATTCTATCCATTACTGTGGACTATCATTACATGTGGCAACTGAAGTGAGCTCAGGTCTTAAGACATTTGCCCATCCAGAATCTCTTCTAATCACTGTTTATTGTTCTCTATTATTTgtaatattttatttaaaatgtattcatCCATATACAGTAGAAAATGTGatctgtgttttctgtgttctgaACAAATCCCTTTCAATTTCTGATTTCATCTCTATTAAAGATTTATCCTCTTTTTGTACTGTTTAAATTTTAGATAGGAATGGTTCTATGAAATGATTCTGTTTCATGTCACACAGCATGATTAATTTAGAAATCAACAATTTTATAACTGTTCAAAAGAATTACAGGTGTTAGAGGTTTATTTGATATTGATCCGTCAATTACAGTATCACATTTTTTGAATAAGGTATTAAAACTAATGTAGTATTCTGTGAAgccttttttttcttgttcATTAGTTGTTCTTGTTGATAGTACTGCATGAAGGCCTTACCCctttcccccaaaaaaacagaACTGTCAACTGCTTACTGTTTAGTGAATCATTGCTTTGGTGGAAGATAAAACTGTCATTGCTATCTCAGTTTCACAAAATCTATGAAGGTGGAAGAGACTTTGGGACAGTTGCTGCATCAAGTGCCAGGATCAAAATTGGCACAATAGACCATCTGCTTTGTTAAATGACACGTCAAATAAAGAACCTGGCTTTGTGTCTTTCTCTAATGTCAAAGTACGAATCTTTGTATGATCATCTATACCTCTGGGTAATTCACTTACCGTATGTCTTACCATATGTTCCATATACAGATTGGTCTTTTGCTATTTAGATTTGTTATATGCAAGGGAAACGAGAAACACATTATTCAGATGCCATGTGAAGTAAATAATGTAAGGTTCACAATGCTTCTGTAAAACAAAATAGGCAAAATAAAGCATTGTGGATAAGATGAACAGTGTGTGATTTTGTTTATTACAGTATGGTTAACGTTAATAGACAACGAAGCGGAATAAGAACGAAATAGTTGTAGCCTTCCTAAATACTTCAGAACTACAATGACCACAGCGCCACGGAAGGAGTCCACTACGCTTGCGCAGAGCAAACGGTCGCGCGGAAGATTTGAGTTGTTTGAATGACTGCCTGGAAGGACGCCGAATGATTGTGTTTTTAGCTATGTAGCAATGGCCAAAGTATCTAGATCGAGTTCAACATTTAACTCGTCGACGTCGTCGGAAAGGGACTTGTTTGTTTCTGGTCGTAGTAATGGAAGTTTGAGAGtggcagagaaaaaaagaagaaagaacgAGGCGGAGGATCCACTTCTGCTTGCCCTGAAGTACTTTTCAGAGGGTAGGGCATGCTCGGTGAACAACATACAGTAGCTAGGCTAATTagcaagaaacagaaacacttcTTCCTAACGTTACATACATTCATCTTGGCTTCCTAGCTAGACAAATTAAGGTCCACTACTGGTTTGTGTTTAGTTTGATTTGCTAGTATGCTTCTTTTATTCACTGCCAAG is part of the Osmerus eperlanus chromosome 13, fOsmEpe2.1, whole genome shotgun sequence genome and harbors:
- the tmem35 gene encoding novel acetylcholine receptor chaperone codes for the protein MASPRTITIVALSFALGLFFVFMGTIKLTPRLSKDAYSEMKRAYKSYAKALPGLKKIGVSSVLLRKIIGSLEVGCGVVLTLVPGRPKDVANFILLLVMLAVLFFHQLVGDPLKRYAHALVFGILLTCRLLIARQSEDRPEREESREEHVNAQEKNKVKQS